A segment of the Candidatus Poribacteria bacterium genome:
GATCGCATCTATATCCGCAATTTCAATGGCTGGGTGCTGACGGTGCCACGCTTTGTAGCCATCGGTTTCGCCGGTATCTGAGCCACCATCCGAGGCATCAACAGGCAACGGTGGATCGGGGAGTTCACGTTCGGCGGGTGTGTCGGCATGTGGTAGCTTCAAGACCGCACGGCGTGCGGGATGTTCCTCGTAGAAGTCCATCGTGTCAGAGGGCGCATGGATAATCTGTATGCCTCGTTCCCGCGCCCGACCGAGAACGATATTCATCCGCGGTGCCATCACGTTGACACGTTCTGTCGCGCCCCACGACCAGTGTTCGTTCCACATATCAACGACAACGATGGCGGTTTCAGAGGTGTTCCAGTTGACCTCCTCTTCAATGACACGCCAACCGTTTCTGCCGACCGTCCGTGCTTCCTGTCGGCGGGTTGAGAGCGATAGGTTTGTCGTCGCTGAGAAGACTTGACTTAATACATTAAACAACATGAATTTCTTCTCCTTTTCGGAAAACGTAAGCGTCTTTAGAGCGTCCGTAGTAGTTTTTTCGGGTGCCACAGATGCGGAACCCGAACTGCCGATAGAGGTATTGTGCAGGCAGATTGCTGACGGCGACTTCCAAGAAAACTTCGCGTCCATCATGTGCCTGTATCATTTTTAGGGCTGATGTGAGCAGATATTTAGCGATGCCCTGTCGCCGATAGGCAACTGGTACTGCGAGGTTCAGGATATGCGCCTCTTCATGGAGAATACTGAACACAATGTAACCGACGATGCTATTCTCGTGCCGTGCTGCGTAAAAATGCTCGGACGACCGAGGTCGCTTCAGAGACAATGCGTAATAAGTTTCGCTCCATGGATCCTCAAAGCACTCGTTTTCGATTTTTATTATCTCCTGCAGATCACACAAGCGCATCGGTTCAAAGGTAAGGTTTGGGAGCGGGTTTTGGATTGCCATTCTCGTATTTTGCGGTTTCTTTTAAAATTGACACTTATGGTGGTGTTATCTATTATACCATATAGGATTTTTCTGTGGCAACTGCGTTTCTGTTTTCGGTATTGCCTTTTTTCAGAGAGTCTGTTATAATTCATTTATGTGGAATCTGCCAAGAACAAGGAGTACACTATGAAAGATTTTGGTTTTACAGGCGGGCGACCGGATCCGTACACGTTCCCGACGGAAGGTTTAATTGCCGCGAGTGAAAAGGCTCTCCGTAAGTTGGGTGGCGATCTGGTTAACTATCCGGGCGAATCAGGATATCAAGGATTGCGGGAACTGGCATCAATGCGATTTGAGAGACGTGAAGGTGTCCCGCTGCCGATAGATAATATCTCAATTACCTCAGGCTCCATGCAGGCACTGGAATTGGTCCTGGGGACGTTGATTAATCCCGGCGATACGGTCCTGACAGAGGAATATACTTATAGCGGCACCTTGGGGATCATGCGGCACTTCAAGGCGAATATCGTCGGTGTGCCGATGGACTACACCGATGGCATGAATATGGATGCGCTGGCGGCGAAACTTGCGGAACTCAAACGCCAGAATATCCGACCATCGCTCATCTATACGACATCGAACCACCAGAATCCGACAGGTGCTATTCTCTCGCTTGAGCGTCGCCATCGGATGTTAGCCTTAGCGGAAGAATACGACACACGCATTGTTGAAGATGACTGCTACGGCGATATTGACTTTACATCGACACCGACACCGGCATCACTTTTTAAGTTGGATACTTCTAATCGGGTGATCTTCATTGCGACTTTCTCCAAGATTTTAGGCGCGGGTGTTCGGCAAGGTTATTTCGTGGCGAGAGAACCTTATTGGGGACAAATTCACCAGAACCGCTGGGACGGCGGGACGAGTGCATTAGCGAGTGCAATCGTTGCTGAATTCTTCATGGAACACTTGGAAGCGCATCTCGTGAAGACGAATGCAGCGGTAGGCGCGAAATGTCGCGCAGTGGTGGAGACGCTTGAGGCGCACGTCAGCGATCTCTGTACATGGACACGCCCCCGCGGTGGACTCTTCCTATGGATAGATCTGCCGGAGAACACGGACCTTAACAAGTTGCAGGAACTCGCCTCGGCAAAAGGGGTCGGATACAGTAACGGAAGTGCCTTCCACTACGCGAGCGAGTCCGTAAAGGCGATCCGATTGGCGTATGCTTACTGCCATGTCGATGATATTCCTGAAGGGATTACTTATCTATGTGAAGCGATTCGCGCGGCACAAGTGACCTCAGCGGATGTTGCGGCAGGCGATTAGGGAATAGCCAATATGCGCAATATTATCCTCATCTCGTTAGATACACTACGGGCATCAAGTATGAGTTGTTATGGGCATCGCAACCTGACGACACCGCACCTCGATGCGCTCGCAGAGAAGGCGACGCTTTTTGAGAAGTGTATCAGCCCACATATCCCGACACATCCTGCTCATACGACGATGTTCACGGGAAAGGATGTCTTGTCCCACCAAATTATTACACAGGGTGGAACGCTCAACTTAGCAACGGACATAAAGACGGCTCCTGAGCTGCTGAGTGAGGCGGGCTACTTCACCGTTGCGGCGGACAATTTGGGACGCTGGTTTCAGCGCGGTTTCCCTGAAGCACTGTATCGCGGCTACCAATGGGAGACGGGTTACCGCAATGCTCGGAAGGCGGAGGCGGTTAACGAAACAGCGATTGAGCTTTTGGACATTGCGCAGGCACAGGATAAACCTTGGTTCGCTTTTCTTCACTACTGGGATCCACACACGCCGTATCTTCCTCCGTTGCCGTTTGAACGGATGTTTTATAGCGGAGACGAATGTGCCCCGACCCATCAAAGCATGGATGCTGTTTACGCATGCGAACCCTTTACGGACTATTTTCGACAGTGGATGTGTACGCCAGACCCATCGGATCCGGACAACATTGCGAAGAAACGACTCTGGACGGATAGGCGGTATGTAAACGCGCAATACGATGCCTCGATCGCTTATATGGACGCGTGCCTGGCACAGTTGTTCCGATACTTGAACGATTGCGGGCAACTTGAGGAGACGCTCCTGATGATTACCGCCGATCACGGTGAGGAACTCGATGAACACGAACTCTGGTATGACCATCACGGACTCTACGAAACCAATTGCCACGTGCCGTTAATCGTTCACTGTCCGGCACTCATTTCCGAAGGACAACGGCTTGACGGTCTTGTCCGTCTCACTGACATTGCCCCGACACTCCTTGATTATGCGGGGTTGACGGCGGTGGCGGCGCGTGAAAAGATGGAGGGCACAAGTCTACGTGCCTTGATGGAAAACAGCTCACACGATGGGACGACGGAAGCGGTCTATCTTACGGAGTGCGGATGGATGAAAAAGCGTGGATGGCAAACCCAGAAGTGGAAATTGATTGTTGAAACCGGTGATACGCCTGCCGTTTATGGAACACCGGATTTGGAACTCTACGATCTTGAAGAGGATCCCGACGAGGTTTATAATTTGGCTGAAGAGGCAGACGATGTCGTTGCGCATTTGAAAACAGATATGGAGACTTTTCTGCAACGCCGACTCGCCGAAACAGGACTGCCCGACCCAACGGTCGAACAGGATATTACCATGCGACGCATCGGTGATACGTCTAAGGCAGTGCCGCTTTGAAGAGGAATATTGTGAAACATAGATGTAGATCGCGCCTTGTTGCTTCAATTTTCAATAGCGTGATGCGATCACGAGTAGCGATCGTGCCACTTGTGTTGATGTTTGTCTTTAACGGTTGCGCGGCGTTAGAGGAAGCGCAGCGACGGCGAGAGAAGCGGATACTCGAAGAACGAGATTCAGCCTCCCTCATGCTGAGACCGTCGAAAGCGACGATCCTGCCGGTGAGACCGGACGCACTCTTCGGTGAAAGTGATCACTATACCCTCAAATTTGCTGACGATTTGCGAGCCCTCGAAGCATTCGACGAAGTCGAGGAACGGAAGGAATTCATAGAAAGCGCGCTCGGTTATATGGAAAGTCTTTACGATGCGATGGATCGGCTCTTCGGTTTTAAGCCGAAGCATAAGATACACGTGACACTGCATCACCTCTATAGAGGAACGAATCTCGCGGCGTTTACGCGCACCGACTATCGCTCAGGGATTCAGGACGGACGGTATGTGAAGTTTATTAACGGCATTCAGATGGATTTCCCAATAGACATGTATGAAAAACACGGGGTGCGCGTCCATGAACTGACACATGCCTTTACGAATATCTATTTTTTACCGGTATGGTTCTCGGAAGGCATCGCTGTCCTGATTCAGTCGGAATATGCAAAAGGGGGTATGCACCCGAAACTTGATAGCCTTGAAATAGATATGAAACTTGATTTAGATGGTGTGAATCAATTAGAGAGTTGGGGCGGACATACTGAGAACAGTCCGTTGACGCATTGGCGCTACAGTTATGCATACACGCTCGTCGCTGAGTTGTGGGAACGATACGGTGAAGATTTTTATATCAGGGTTTTTAGGTTGATGGAAGCAGATGGGCTCCATCAAAAACTCGCAGGGTCTATGAAGACGAGTTTCTTGGTTTATTATTTCAGTGAAGCCGCTGGCGAAGATCTCGTGCCTTTCTTTAGGAAACTGCATTTCAAAGTGCGCAAATTGACGAAAGAAGATATCCTCAAGCAGATTGAATCGAATAAAGTAGGAGTAGGTGGGAGGCGATAATGCGTGTTCAATTCCAATCATACAATGGGTATGCATGCCTGCTACTGGGGCTGACGTGTCTCTATTATGGGTGTAGTCTCGGTCAGAACTGGAGCCAGAACTACGCACAACTGCCCGGCGTAACCGCCAGCGATCCGGCAATCATCGACGGGAAAACCGAGACTATCGGTCAATCCCAACGGAAAAAGGGGTCGGGCAGTGCTTTAATCGACCTTGATATTCCATCGGAGGCGATTGTGTATTTGCCCGAAAAGAAGGCGCTCTATCGGATTGTGATTCACTCGTCGAATTTGGAAGAATTTGAAGTGATGGCATACAACTCGCGCGGTGAGTGGGACAAAATCTATGACCTGCGAAGTAACAAGGATTCGATCATCGATATCCGTTTTAAAAAAGTGGTCACGACAACGGGCATTAAATTAGTCGTGCACCGGACGACGGAGGATGCCGCTCGAAGACGGGAGAATGTCCAGATACGACGCGAAAATGTGGAAATCAAAGAGGGACAGGTGCGGCGTGGACGTTTATTATACCGCATCACAGGACCGACAACGGCACTCGCGAAGATTGCGGAGATTGAGTTATACGGTTACGTGAATTAGCGATCAGTAATTGTCTGAATCAGGATTTTAGGATTGAAAGAGGCGAGGTTAAGCAATATTAGGTTTTGGGGAAGGGTGGAAGCACAGGAAGATTGGAAGAAACACTGTCTCTTCTTCCTATCTTCCAACCTTCCATCCTTCCGACTTTCCAACCCAATTGCGGATGCAAAACTTGAACGTTAATCCTCAAATTTGCCTATGCAGTCCACTCGGCTTCAACAACACTTAGATCGATACCTCGGTATTCCGCTTTGCGCGCTGCTGCGCCTATTTTCTCAACAGGCATCGATACCCTCCACCCCGAAAAAGATTCTTTTCATTCAACTCTCCGCTTTGGGTGACACGATTTTGGCGATCCCCGCCATTCGGGCGATTCGATACGCCTTTCCAGATGCCGAAGTCGCGATGTTAGCATCCCCAACGAACCTAAATTATCTATCAGCGTGCCCCTATATCGACAGACGCATCGCTTTCCGTAAACCAGGAATCCGATTAATTTCGCTGCTGCGCCGCGAGAGATTCGATTGGGCAATCGACTTAGAGCATTGGCCCCGACTGAGCGCGCTGCTCGCTTACGCGACGGGTGCACCGATGCGACTCGGATTTTCGACAAGAGGACAGTATCGTCATTACCTTTTCACGGAGACGGTCCCGCACATCGAAGGACGGCATGAGGTCCGTAACTTTTTGAGCCTTGCGGCGCAACTGAACTGTCAAGTCCAAGAACTTGGACTTGAGGTTTGGTGGCGTGAAAACGAACGTGCGTGGGTACGCGAAGTCTTGGCAGAAGTGGGTATCTCGCTGGAGGAACCGATGATTGTGCTACATCCAGAGGCAGGCAGACGCGGCGAGCCTCGCAGACGATGGCCACACGGACGCTATGTGGCACTGGCGAATGCTCTGGTTGCAAAGTATGGTGCGCAGATCGTTTTGACAGGAGCACCTGATGAGGTGGCGGTCTCTGAAGAGATCGCTGATCGGACGAAACACCGAACTGTTGTACTTACGGGACGGACGGAGGTCAATCAACTCGCTGCGCTTTTTTCGGATGCGACGTTGGTAGTGAGCGGCAATTGTGGTCCGATGCACCTCGCGGCGGCAACGGGCACACCGGTTATTGGGTTGCATGGTCCTACGAACTTTGCGCAATGGGGTCCTTGGAGTCGTCATTCGAGTATCGTCCGTGCACGGATACCGTGTAGTCCGTGTCTTAATTTGGGTTATGAGTATGGGTGTCAAGCACTTGCCGATGGGACCTCGCCGTGTATGCACACGGTTGCGGTTGCGACTGTGCTTCAGGAGTGTGAACGGTTGTTATCGGGAGTCGGCGGTCAGTAGTCAGTAGTCGGTAGTTGGCAGTCGGCAGTCAGCAGTCGGCAGTCAGCAAGAGGATGTTCTTAAACGAATACCTCTTTACTGAACGCTGAAAGGTTTTTCGCAGAAAAACCGACCTGATCGCTGACGGCTAACTGCCATTCTTGCTGATGGCTGATAGCCGATAGCCAATAAATAAAAAAGGCGAGGTATGAATACCTCGCCTTTTGTTGTACTGACGGTTTAGTACATGTCACCACCTGGGGGCATCGGCGGTGCCGGTGCTTCCGCTTCAGGTAGTTCTGCGATGAGCGTTTCGGTGGT
Coding sequences within it:
- a CDS encoding isochorismatase family protein — encoded protein: MLFNVLSQVFSATTNLSLSTRRQEARTVGRNGWRVIEEEVNWNTSETAIVVVDMWNEHWSWGATERVNVMAPRMNIVLGRARERGIQIIHAPSDTMDFYEEHPARRAVLKLPHADTPAERELPDPPLPVDASDGGSDTGETDGYKAWHRQHPAIEIADIDAISDDGQEVYNLLDHKGIKNIIFMGVHTNMCVLGRSFAIKQMVRWGINAVLSRDLTDAMYNPFKPPYVSHEEGTQLIIEYIEKFWCPTILSGDLTTPKV
- the rimI gene encoding ribosomal protein S18-alanine N-acetyltransferase, coding for MAIQNPLPNLTFEPMRLCDLQEIIKIENECFEDPWSETYYALSLKRPRSSEHFYAARHENSIVGYIVFSILHEEAHILNLAVPVAYRRQGIAKYLLTSALKMIQAHDGREVFLEVAVSNLPAQYLYRQFGFRICGTRKNYYGRSKDAYVFRKGEEIHVV
- a CDS encoding sulfatase → MRNIILISLDTLRASSMSCYGHRNLTTPHLDALAEKATLFEKCISPHIPTHPAHTTMFTGKDVLSHQIITQGGTLNLATDIKTAPELLSEAGYFTVAADNLGRWFQRGFPEALYRGYQWETGYRNARKAEAVNETAIELLDIAQAQDKPWFAFLHYWDPHTPYLPPLPFERMFYSGDECAPTHQSMDAVYACEPFTDYFRQWMCTPDPSDPDNIAKKRLWTDRRYVNAQYDASIAYMDACLAQLFRYLNDCGQLEETLLMITADHGEELDEHELWYDHHGLYETNCHVPLIVHCPALISEGQRLDGLVRLTDIAPTLLDYAGLTAVAAREKMEGTSLRALMENSSHDGTTEAVYLTECGWMKKRGWQTQKWKLIVETGDTPAVYGTPDLELYDLEEDPDEVYNLAEEADDVVAHLKTDMETFLQRRLAETGLPDPTVEQDITMRRIGDTSKAVPL
- a CDS encoding glycosyltransferase family 9 protein; this translates as MQSTRLQQHLDRYLGIPLCALLRLFSQQASIPSTPKKILFIQLSALGDTILAIPAIRAIRYAFPDAEVAMLASPTNLNYLSACPYIDRRIAFRKPGIRLISLLRRERFDWAIDLEHWPRLSALLAYATGAPMRLGFSTRGQYRHYLFTETVPHIEGRHEVRNFLSLAAQLNCQVQELGLEVWWRENERAWVREVLAEVGISLEEPMIVLHPEAGRRGEPRRRWPHGRYVALANALVAKYGAQIVLTGAPDEVAVSEEIADRTKHRTVVLTGRTEVNQLAALFSDATLVVSGNCGPMHLAAATGTPVIGLHGPTNFAQWGPWSRHSSIVRARIPCSPCLNLGYEYGCQALADGTSPCMHTVAVATVLQECERLLSGVGGQ
- a CDS encoding PLP-dependent aminotransferase family protein, with translation MKDFGFTGGRPDPYTFPTEGLIAASEKALRKLGGDLVNYPGESGYQGLRELASMRFERREGVPLPIDNISITSGSMQALELVLGTLINPGDTVLTEEYTYSGTLGIMRHFKANIVGVPMDYTDGMNMDALAAKLAELKRQNIRPSLIYTTSNHQNPTGAILSLERRHRMLALAEEYDTRIVEDDCYGDIDFTSTPTPASLFKLDTSNRVIFIATFSKILGAGVRQGYFVAREPYWGQIHQNRWDGGTSALASAIVAEFFMEHLEAHLVKTNAAVGAKCRAVVETLEAHVSDLCTWTRPRGGLFLWIDLPENTDLNKLQELASAKGVGYSNGSAFHYASESVKAIRLAYAYCHVDDIPEGITYLCEAIRAAQVTSADVAAGD